Proteins encoded within one genomic window of Rhododendron vialii isolate Sample 1 chromosome 1a, ASM3025357v1:
- the LOC131334085 gene encoding superoxide dismutase [Cu-Zn], chloroplastic-like codes for MQAAIAAMAAHTILFSFTPSQILLNPVAFSTPHNNPQLLSPFHGVFLNKLTRQSVTLAATAPKPLTVVASAKKAVAVLNGNSNVKGVVTLSQENEGPTTVNVRITGLAPGPHGFHLHEYGDTTNGCVSTGAHFNPNKLTHGAPEDDVRHAGDLGNIIANADGVAEATIVDSLIPLTGPNAVIGRALVVHELEDDLGKGGHELSLTTGNAGGRLACGIVGLTPI; via the exons ATGCAAGCCGCAATCGCAGCCATGGCCGCCCACACAATCCTCTTCTCGTTCACCCCATCCCAAATTCTGCTCAACCCAGTTGCATTCTCGACCCCTCATAATAACCCACAACTCCTCTCTCCATTCCACGGAGTTTTCCTCAATAAACTCACCCGCCAATCCGTTACCCTCGCCGCCACCGCCCCGAAGCCCCTCACCGTCGTCGCCTCCGCCAAGAAGGCCGTCGCCGTCCTCAACGGAAACTCCAATGTCAAAGGCGTCGTCACCCTCAGTCAAGAAAACGAGG GTCCGACCACCGTGAATGTCCGTATAACAGGACTTGCTCCAGGACCTCACGGGTTCCATCTA CATGAGTATGGAGATACAACCAATGGATGTGTATCAACAG GAGCACATTTTAATCCTAATAAATTGACACATGGTGCTCCTGAAGATGACGTCCGTCATGCGGGTGACCTGGGAAACATAATCGCTAATGCCGATG GGGTGGCAGAGGCAACAATTGTGGATAGCCTG ATACCGCTTACTGGACCTAATGCAGTTATTGGCAGGGCCCTTGTTGTTCACGAGCTTGAGGATGACCTTGGAAAAG GTGGTCATGAACTTAGCCTTACAACTGGAAATGCAGGTGGACGACTGGCATGTG GTATCGTTGGTTTGACTCCAATTTAA
- the LOC131332797 gene encoding uncharacterized protein LOC131332797 isoform X1, whose product MDSPNSSSMRVLTRPPNPNPTLTPPIPPHPPPTRTDHPSPSSPPNGVVVVGFIGRRSTDVTQLINRVVDANVFGSGNLDKDLLGFPKGDGWFDCRRISYYDDDEKGVLYLQFSSTVCPATEGFFDSSCCSSGFDSVSEEREFGDLQGLLFMFSVCHVIIFIQEGSHFDTQILKRFRILQSAKHAMSPLVKSQTTPPSTSSSHSSSSRSSVSGVSFNNRSPGRSGVILSRNASAISIRSGLGSYASLFPGQCTPVILFVFLDDFSDFNTGTSNVEEIIDTSSLNQSSSLSNLARTSLPPKGSAPVVMLARPVSKSEGGLKKKLQSSLEAQIRFSIKKCRTLAGSETSHAGSRSGAISNSAPLFSLDASKAVALLDIYSNQSGKSLDFATGLVEDVLNGKATSDSLLLETYSQSATQEDTVSVKEFIYRQADILRGRGGMVTNANSGSAAGVGMVAVAAAAAAASAASGKSFTAPELPSVDIWLSSSLVILQGILSAESGCIIESESSKINLGQKNTAPAVEGVVSRVTDNPLQSAVSCLESGKGLNTKFSTLWCQRALPTAKEVYLSDLPACYPTSKHEEQLEKALRAFCSMVKGPAVPLYMKQLENECTSIWSSGRQLCDAVSLTGKPCMHQRHDVETNGLVSRDGVTRHSSGYVFLKACACGRSRLLQSDPFDFETANVTSSDFADCDKILPSIQLPQVKNVGPIQPPSWSLIRVGGAKYYDPAKGLLQSGFCATQKFLLKWKIFLEKPKNQHVSLSSAVTQDSVVRLSTEPLNGSISGGDIKNSDASLINAEELQSGNKIQREHLYENNQTDEKKLSFGRGIPSFTMRKPFSEVVAGSAAAVSGFPPLQSRKQLSVGPENSAKQSSTRDRVAERVHHTADYKGSQQSKGISPIQDTGNGSKFGVNGYGEGNPILQIGSNVVPVNMSSGEKIGLSESLKNVIVYVGFEHECPRGHRFILTTEHLKELGSPYSLSEESHIPSSVENSDNKRPDPSKLGRNGTHGRAHRNSNRMNNSAVRKVRNLDKTKDMAVDGELDGKQQTQSFIGMPTLTESVKDGLHSVSLDDGAFSLLNRNLPIFMDCPHCRSSKNKKDTAKIKFAGTMSQLQRIFLVTPSFPVVLATCPVIQFEESCLPPSVPDREQKLQFTFGCRVILPPESFLSLRLPFVYGVQLEDGSWQSLRPFEYQPEVTAWIAKGTTLQVISKGSTMFDGSSEN is encoded by the exons ATGGACTCGCCCAACTCCTCCTCCATGCGCGTCCTCACCCGTCCTCCAAATCCCAACCCCACTCTCACTCCTCCAATCCCACCACACCCCCCGCCCACCCGAACAGATCACCCCTCCCCGTCGTCCCCCCCGAACGGCGTCGTCGTTGTCGGCTTCATCGGCCGCCGCTCCACCGACGTGACCCAGCTCATCAACCGAGTCGTCGACGCCAACGTGTTCGGGTCGGGTAATTTGGACAAGGATCTATTAGGGTTTCCGAAAGGGGACGGCTGGTTTGACTGTCGTAGAATTAGCTATTATGATGATGACGAAAAAGGGGTTCTTTACTTGCAATTCTCTTCCACTGTTTGTCCGGCCACGGAAGGGTTTTTCGACTCCTCTTGTTGTTCTTCTGGTTTCGATTCGGTGTCGGAGGAGCGTGAGTTCGGGGATCTCCAAGGACTGCTTTTCATGTTCTCT GTTTGCCATGTAATCATATTTATCCAGGAGGGGTCACACTTTGATACCCAGATCTTGAAGAGATTTCGTATTCTACAATCTGCCAAGCATGCAATGTCCCCACTTGTCAAATCTCAAACTACGCCACCTTCAACATCTAGTTCTCATTCTTCATCATCACGATCCTCTGTATCAGGAGTATCTTTTAACAATCGGTCTCCCGGTAGAAGTGGTGTCATCTTAAGTCGCAATGCTTCAGCAATTTCAATTAGGTCGGGTTTAGGTTCATACGCTTCACTGTTTCCTGGACAGTGTACTCCGGTtatactttttgtttttcttgatgATTTCTCAGACTTTAATACTGGTACTAGTAATGTAGAGGAGATAATTGACACGTCCTCATTGAACCAGTCTTCAAGTTTGAGCAATTTAGCTAGGACAAGCTTGCCTCCAAAAGGATCGGCGCCAGTTGTTATGCTAGCACGCCCTGTGAGTAAATCTGAAGGTGGATTGAAGAAGAAATTGCAGTCATCCCTTGAGGCACAGATCCGTTTTTCAATTAAGAAATGCCGGACGCTTGCGGGATCTGAAACTAGTCATGCTGGTTCAAGAAGTGGGGCCATCTCAAATTCAGCACCTTTATTTTCGCTCGATGCATCCAAAGCAGTTGCATTGTTGGATATATATTCAAACCAGAGTGGCAAATCTCTTGATTTTGCCACTGGCCTTGTGGAAGACGTTTTGAATGGAAAGGCAACCTCAGATTCCCTTTTGCTTGAAACCTATAGTCAGAGTGCAACCCAAGAGGACACTGTATCTGTGAAAGAGTTCATTTACAGACAGGCTGATATTTTAAGAGGAAGAGGGGGAATGGTAACTAACGCCAACAGTGGCTCAGCAGCTGGCGTTGGTATGGTGGCTGTTGCTgcagccgccgccgccgcaTCAGCTGCATCTGGAAAATCTTTTACTGCTCCTGAACTTCCTAGTGTTGACATCTGGTTGTCTTCTAGTTTAGTTATTTTACAGGGTATTCTCTCTGCAGAAAGTGGGTGTATAATTGAATCTGAAAGCAGTAAAATAAACCTGGGTCAGAAAAACACTGCACCTGCAGTTGAAGGAGTTGTTTCAAGAGTTACAGATAATCCTCTACAAAGTGCAGTATCTTGCTTGGAGAGTGGTAAAGGACTTAACACAAAGTTTTCAACTTTGTGGTGCCAAAGAGCTCTTCCCACTGCTAAGGAAGTTTATTTATCTGATTTGCCTGCTTGTTACCCAACTTCAAAGCATGAAGAGCAGTTGGAGAAGGCTTTGCGTGCTTTCTGCTCAATGGTCAAGGGACCCGCAGTGCCACTTTACATGAAACAGTTGGAGAATGAATGCACATCTATTTGGAGCTCTGGAAGGCAACTGTGTGATGCAGTCAGTTTGACCGGAAAACCATGTATGCATCAGAGGCATGATGTTGAGACTAATGGCTTGGTTTCAAGAGATGGGGTGACACGACATTCAAGCGGATATGTTTTCCTTAAAGCTTGTGCTTGTGGCCGTTCACGGCTACTGCAATCTGATCCTTTTGATTTTGAAACTGCTAACGTTACTTCCAGTGATTTTGCAGATTGTGACAAAATTCTTCCTTCAATCCAATTACCGCAGGTAAAGAATGTAGGACCCATTCAGCCGCCGTCATGGAGTTTGATTCGAGTTGGTGGTGCGAAGTACTACGACCCTGCTAAGGGGTTACTTCAGAGTGGGTTCTGTGCCACTCAGAAATTTCTTTTGAAGTGGAAAATATTTCTGGAGAAACCGAAAAATCAGCATGTTTCGTTATCCAGTGCTGTAACACAAGATTCTGTGGTTAGGTTGAGTACAGAACCCTTGAATGGATCTATTAGCGGAGGAGACATAAAGAACTCTGATGCTTCTCTAATTAACGCGGAAGAATTGCAGAGTGGAAATAAAATACAAAGGGAGCATTTGTATGAAAACAACCAAACTGATGAAAAGAAGCTCAGCTTTGGTAGAGGCATCCCTAGTTTTACAATGCGAAAACCGTTTTCTGAGGTTGTTGCTGGATCAGCAGCCGCTGTTTCAGGATTCCCTCCTTTACAGTCAAGGAAACAACTTTCTGTTGGTCCTGAAAATAGTGCGAAGCAAAGTTCTACAAGAGATAGGGTTGCTGAGAGGGTTCATCATACTGCTGATTATAAAGGATCTCAACAATCCAAAGGTATCTCTCCTATTCAGGACACTGGAAATGGAAGTAAATTTGGTGTCAACGGGTATGGAGAGGGTAATCCAATTTTACAGATAGGTAGCAATGTTGTTCCAGTCAACATGAGTAGTGGTGAAAAGATTGGATTAAGTGAGTCGTTGAAAAATGTAATCGTGTATGTCGGATTTGAGCATGAGTGTCCTCGTGGCCACCGGTTCATATTGACCACTGAGCATCTCAAAGAACTTGGCTCCCCATATTCATTATCTGAAGAATCTCATATCCCCTCATCCGTTGAAAACTCAGACAATAAAAGGCCAGATCCCTCGAAATTGGGGAGGAATGGTACCCATGGTAGAGCTCATCGCAACTCAAATAGGATGAACAATAGTGCTGTTCGAAAGGTGAGAAATCTGGATAAGACCAAAGATATGGCAGTTGATGGTGAATTGGATGGAAAACAACAGACCCAGAGCTTTATTGGCATGCCAACACTTACTGAATCAGTCAAAGATGGCCTTCATTCTGTTAGCCTTGATGACGGTGCTTTCTCCTTACTTAATAGAAATTTACCAATTTTCATGGACTGTCCACACTGCAGGTCCTCTAAGAATAAGAAGGATACCGCTAAGATTAAATTTGCTGGAACAATGTCGCAGCTGCAGAGGATCTTTTTG GTCACACCTTCTTTTCCAGTCGTTTTAGCTACATGCCCAGTTATACAATTTGAG GAATCATGCCTACCTCCTTCTGTTCCAGACCGTGAACAAAAGTTGCAGTTCACCTTTGGATGCCGTGTGATTTTACCTCCAGAGAGTTTCCTTTCCCTTAGACTCCCTTTTGTCTATGGTGTGCAACTGGAGGATGGAAGCTGGCAATCTCTTAGACCTTTTGAATACCAACCAGAAGTGACTGCCTGGATTGCTAAAGGTACCACATTGCAGGTCATTTCCAAGGGAAGCACTATGTTCGATGGATCATCGGAAAATTAG
- the LOC131332797 gene encoding uncharacterized protein LOC131332797 isoform X2, with amino-acid sequence MMMTKKGFFTCNSLPLFVRPRKGFSTPLVVLLVSIRCRRSVSSGISKDCFSCSLMQVCHVIIFIQEGSHFDTQILKRFRILQSAKHAMSPLVKSQTTPPSTSSSHSSSSRSSVSGVSFNNRSPGRSGVILSRNASAISIRSGLGSYASLFPGQCTPVILFVFLDDFSDFNTGTSNVEEIIDTSSLNQSSSLSNLARTSLPPKGSAPVVMLARPVSKSEGGLKKKLQSSLEAQIRFSIKKCRTLAGSETSHAGSRSGAISNSAPLFSLDASKAVALLDIYSNQSGKSLDFATGLVEDVLNGKATSDSLLLETYSQSATQEDTVSVKEFIYRQADILRGRGGMVTNANSGSAAGVGMVAVAAAAAAASAASGKSFTAPELPSVDIWLSSSLVILQGILSAESGCIIESESSKINLGQKNTAPAVEGVVSRVTDNPLQSAVSCLESGKGLNTKFSTLWCQRALPTAKEVYLSDLPACYPTSKHEEQLEKALRAFCSMVKGPAVPLYMKQLENECTSIWSSGRQLCDAVSLTGKPCMHQRHDVETNGLVSRDGVTRHSSGYVFLKACACGRSRLLQSDPFDFETANVTSSDFADCDKILPSIQLPQVKNVGPIQPPSWSLIRVGGAKYYDPAKGLLQSGFCATQKFLLKWKIFLEKPKNQHVSLSSAVTQDSVVRLSTEPLNGSISGGDIKNSDASLINAEELQSGNKIQREHLYENNQTDEKKLSFGRGIPSFTMRKPFSEVVAGSAAAVSGFPPLQSRKQLSVGPENSAKQSSTRDRVAERVHHTADYKGSQQSKGISPIQDTGNGSKFGVNGYGEGNPILQIGSNVVPVNMSSGEKIGLSESLKNVIVYVGFEHECPRGHRFILTTEHLKELGSPYSLSEESHIPSSVENSDNKRPDPSKLGRNGTHGRAHRNSNRMNNSAVRKVRNLDKTKDMAVDGELDGKQQTQSFIGMPTLTESVKDGLHSVSLDDGAFSLLNRNLPIFMDCPHCRSSKNKKDTAKIKFAGTMSQLQRIFLVTPSFPVVLATCPVIQFEESCLPPSVPDREQKLQFTFGCRVILPPESFLSLRLPFVYGVQLEDGSWQSLRPFEYQPEVTAWIAKGTTLQVISKGSTMFDGSSEN; translated from the exons ATGATGATGACGAAAAAGGGGTTCTTTACTTGCAATTCTCTTCCACTGTTTGTCCGGCCACGGAAGGGTTTTTCGACTCCTCTTGTTGTTCTTCTGGTTTCGATTCGGTGTCGGAGGAGCGTGAGTTCGGGGATCTCCAAGGACTGCTTTTCATGTTCTCT TATGCAGGTTTGCCATGTAATCATATTTATCCAGGAGGGGTCACACTTTGATACCCAGATCTTGAAGAGATTTCGTATTCTACAATCTGCCAAGCATGCAATGTCCCCACTTGTCAAATCTCAAACTACGCCACCTTCAACATCTAGTTCTCATTCTTCATCATCACGATCCTCTGTATCAGGAGTATCTTTTAACAATCGGTCTCCCGGTAGAAGTGGTGTCATCTTAAGTCGCAATGCTTCAGCAATTTCAATTAGGTCGGGTTTAGGTTCATACGCTTCACTGTTTCCTGGACAGTGTACTCCGGTtatactttttgtttttcttgatgATTTCTCAGACTTTAATACTGGTACTAGTAATGTAGAGGAGATAATTGACACGTCCTCATTGAACCAGTCTTCAAGTTTGAGCAATTTAGCTAGGACAAGCTTGCCTCCAAAAGGATCGGCGCCAGTTGTTATGCTAGCACGCCCTGTGAGTAAATCTGAAGGTGGATTGAAGAAGAAATTGCAGTCATCCCTTGAGGCACAGATCCGTTTTTCAATTAAGAAATGCCGGACGCTTGCGGGATCTGAAACTAGTCATGCTGGTTCAAGAAGTGGGGCCATCTCAAATTCAGCACCTTTATTTTCGCTCGATGCATCCAAAGCAGTTGCATTGTTGGATATATATTCAAACCAGAGTGGCAAATCTCTTGATTTTGCCACTGGCCTTGTGGAAGACGTTTTGAATGGAAAGGCAACCTCAGATTCCCTTTTGCTTGAAACCTATAGTCAGAGTGCAACCCAAGAGGACACTGTATCTGTGAAAGAGTTCATTTACAGACAGGCTGATATTTTAAGAGGAAGAGGGGGAATGGTAACTAACGCCAACAGTGGCTCAGCAGCTGGCGTTGGTATGGTGGCTGTTGCTgcagccgccgccgccgcaTCAGCTGCATCTGGAAAATCTTTTACTGCTCCTGAACTTCCTAGTGTTGACATCTGGTTGTCTTCTAGTTTAGTTATTTTACAGGGTATTCTCTCTGCAGAAAGTGGGTGTATAATTGAATCTGAAAGCAGTAAAATAAACCTGGGTCAGAAAAACACTGCACCTGCAGTTGAAGGAGTTGTTTCAAGAGTTACAGATAATCCTCTACAAAGTGCAGTATCTTGCTTGGAGAGTGGTAAAGGACTTAACACAAAGTTTTCAACTTTGTGGTGCCAAAGAGCTCTTCCCACTGCTAAGGAAGTTTATTTATCTGATTTGCCTGCTTGTTACCCAACTTCAAAGCATGAAGAGCAGTTGGAGAAGGCTTTGCGTGCTTTCTGCTCAATGGTCAAGGGACCCGCAGTGCCACTTTACATGAAACAGTTGGAGAATGAATGCACATCTATTTGGAGCTCTGGAAGGCAACTGTGTGATGCAGTCAGTTTGACCGGAAAACCATGTATGCATCAGAGGCATGATGTTGAGACTAATGGCTTGGTTTCAAGAGATGGGGTGACACGACATTCAAGCGGATATGTTTTCCTTAAAGCTTGTGCTTGTGGCCGTTCACGGCTACTGCAATCTGATCCTTTTGATTTTGAAACTGCTAACGTTACTTCCAGTGATTTTGCAGATTGTGACAAAATTCTTCCTTCAATCCAATTACCGCAGGTAAAGAATGTAGGACCCATTCAGCCGCCGTCATGGAGTTTGATTCGAGTTGGTGGTGCGAAGTACTACGACCCTGCTAAGGGGTTACTTCAGAGTGGGTTCTGTGCCACTCAGAAATTTCTTTTGAAGTGGAAAATATTTCTGGAGAAACCGAAAAATCAGCATGTTTCGTTATCCAGTGCTGTAACACAAGATTCTGTGGTTAGGTTGAGTACAGAACCCTTGAATGGATCTATTAGCGGAGGAGACATAAAGAACTCTGATGCTTCTCTAATTAACGCGGAAGAATTGCAGAGTGGAAATAAAATACAAAGGGAGCATTTGTATGAAAACAACCAAACTGATGAAAAGAAGCTCAGCTTTGGTAGAGGCATCCCTAGTTTTACAATGCGAAAACCGTTTTCTGAGGTTGTTGCTGGATCAGCAGCCGCTGTTTCAGGATTCCCTCCTTTACAGTCAAGGAAACAACTTTCTGTTGGTCCTGAAAATAGTGCGAAGCAAAGTTCTACAAGAGATAGGGTTGCTGAGAGGGTTCATCATACTGCTGATTATAAAGGATCTCAACAATCCAAAGGTATCTCTCCTATTCAGGACACTGGAAATGGAAGTAAATTTGGTGTCAACGGGTATGGAGAGGGTAATCCAATTTTACAGATAGGTAGCAATGTTGTTCCAGTCAACATGAGTAGTGGTGAAAAGATTGGATTAAGTGAGTCGTTGAAAAATGTAATCGTGTATGTCGGATTTGAGCATGAGTGTCCTCGTGGCCACCGGTTCATATTGACCACTGAGCATCTCAAAGAACTTGGCTCCCCATATTCATTATCTGAAGAATCTCATATCCCCTCATCCGTTGAAAACTCAGACAATAAAAGGCCAGATCCCTCGAAATTGGGGAGGAATGGTACCCATGGTAGAGCTCATCGCAACTCAAATAGGATGAACAATAGTGCTGTTCGAAAGGTGAGAAATCTGGATAAGACCAAAGATATGGCAGTTGATGGTGAATTGGATGGAAAACAACAGACCCAGAGCTTTATTGGCATGCCAACACTTACTGAATCAGTCAAAGATGGCCTTCATTCTGTTAGCCTTGATGACGGTGCTTTCTCCTTACTTAATAGAAATTTACCAATTTTCATGGACTGTCCACACTGCAGGTCCTCTAAGAATAAGAAGGATACCGCTAAGATTAAATTTGCTGGAACAATGTCGCAGCTGCAGAGGATCTTTTTG GTCACACCTTCTTTTCCAGTCGTTTTAGCTACATGCCCAGTTATACAATTTGAG GAATCATGCCTACCTCCTTCTGTTCCAGACCGTGAACAAAAGTTGCAGTTCACCTTTGGATGCCGTGTGATTTTACCTCCAGAGAGTTTCCTTTCCCTTAGACTCCCTTTTGTCTATGGTGTGCAACTGGAGGATGGAAGCTGGCAATCTCTTAGACCTTTTGAATACCAACCAGAAGTGACTGCCTGGATTGCTAAAGGTACCACATTGCAGGTCATTTCCAAGGGAAGCACTATGTTCGATGGATCATCGGAAAATTAG